From the genome of Sander lucioperca isolate FBNREF2018 chromosome 1, SLUC_FBN_1.2, whole genome shotgun sequence, one region includes:
- the LOC116062470 gene encoding thiosulfate sulfurtransferase/rhodanese-like domain-containing protein 2 isoform X2, translating to MAADDAPCLEFMDWDLDTSTCNGLKQEKQLSASQRRCYSLCRRKSFAAFVASKREGSQEGESTSWCCCGQTFKEHSAIHKHVAWTHDTEIQQLTHAAYEHLLSQLEEEEPETQQTNEREAEPVDISAWIPETSHISEEQLQNGPGKVLLYYRYCQVEDPHVICAWQKALCEKLHLTGKVRVATEGINGTIGGTNMATDVYIDAMRSHPLFKMDKEDFKTSDGGAGCFKDLRVGVYKEIVPMGMDPDVVSYQLAGDHLEPEEFHKEVQALLAKGDLCNDTVLLDCRNFYESKIGQFTQCLAPSIRKFSYFPDYVDQNLELFRDKKVLMYCTGGIRCERGSAYLRSKTAGTAAVPGTSTNSVPPSCAVSWFCPVPAADGTDAPPAAPPAKPKDMLRASHPPPFHITKRNASALKGVPESLGMCSDRVLTIGH from the exons ATGGCAGCGGATGATGCCCCTTGTTTAGAGTTCATGGACTGGGATCTGGACACTTCGACATGTAATGGTCTGAAACAGGAGAAACAACTGTCTGCCTCACAAAGAAGGTGCTACAGCCTCTGCAGGAGGAAG TCATTTGCTGCCTTTGTGGCGTCCAAGAGGGAGGGCAGTCAGGAAGGAGAAAGCACATCTTGGTGCTGCTGTGGCCAGACTTTCAAGGAACACTCTGCCATTCACAAACATGTGGCCTGGACTCATGATACTGAAATACAGCAGCTCACACATGCCGCATATGAGCATTTGTTAAGCCAGTTGGAAGAAGAAGAACCTGAAACACAGCAGACGAATGAGCGTGAGGCCGAGCCGGTGGACATTTCTGCATGGATACCTGAAACTAGTCACATCTCTGAGGAGCAACTTCAAAA TGGTCCAGGCAAGGTTCTTCTCTATTATCGCTACTGTCAAGTGGAGGATCCACATGTTATCTGTGCTTGGCAGAAAGCTTTGTGTGAGAAGCTCCACCTAACGGGCAAG GTGAGGGTGGCGACTGAAGGCATCAATGGAACAATTGGCGGCACCAATATGGCCACTGATGTTTACATCGACGCAATGCGTTCACACCCTCTCTTCAAGATGGACAAGGAGGACTTTAAG acaaGTGATGGCGGCGCAGGGTGTTTTAAAGACCTGAGGGTCGGGGTCTATAAGGAAATTGTCCCAATGGGAATGGATCCTGATGTTGTTTCCTACCAACTGGCAG GGGATCATCTGGAACCGGAGGAGTTTCATAAAGAAGTACAGGCTCTGTTGGCTAAAGGGGACTTATGCAATGACACCGTCCTCCTGGACTGCCGCAATTTTTACGAGAGTAAAATT GGGCAGTTTACTCAGTGTCTGGCCCCGAGCATCCGTAAGTTCAGCTACTTCCCCGACTACGTCGACCAAAACCTTGAACTGTTCAGAGACAAGAAGGTCTTGATGTACTGCACAGGAGGGATCCGCTGTGAGCGCGGCTCTGCATACCTCCGCTCCAAA ACTGCAGGTACTGCGGCTGTCCCTGGGACCAGTACAAACTCTGTTCCACCAAGTTGTGCTGTCAGCTGGTTCTGTCCTGTCCCGGCTGCAGACGGGACGGATGCACCGCCTGCTGCCCCACCTGCCAAACCAAAGGACATGCTCAGAGCGAGTCATCCCCCACCGTTCCACATCACAAAGAGGAATGCGAGTGCACTGAAGGGCGTCCCAGAATCCCTCGGGATGTGTAGCGACAGAGTGCTAACGATTGGACATTAG
- the LOC116062470 gene encoding thiosulfate sulfurtransferase/rhodanese-like domain-containing protein 2 isoform X1, whose protein sequence is MAADDAPCLEFMDWDLDTSTCNGLKQEKQLSASQRRCYSLCRRKSFAAFVASKREGSQEGESTSWCCCGQTFKEHSAIHKHVAWTHDTEIQQLTHAAYEHLLSQLEEEEPETQQTNEREAEPVDISAWIPETSHISEEQLQNGPGKVLLYYRYCQVEDPHVICAWQKALCEKLHLTGKVRVATEGINGTIGGTNMATDVYIDAMRSHPLFKMDKEDFKTSDGGAGCFKDLRVGVYKEIVPMGMDPDVVSYQLAGDHLEPEEFHKEVQALLAKGDLCNDTVLLDCRNFYESKIGQFTQCLAPSIRKFSYFPDYVDQNLELFRDKKVLMYCTGGIRCERGSAYLRSKDVCKEVYQLKGGIHKYLERFPEGFYRGKLFVFDERYTISSNDDIISDCRYCGCPWDQYKLCSTKLCCQLVLSCPGCRRDGCTACCPTCQTKGHAQSESSPTVPHHKEECECTEGRPRIPRDV, encoded by the exons ATGGCAGCGGATGATGCCCCTTGTTTAGAGTTCATGGACTGGGATCTGGACACTTCGACATGTAATGGTCTGAAACAGGAGAAACAACTGTCTGCCTCACAAAGAAGGTGCTACAGCCTCTGCAGGAGGAAG TCATTTGCTGCCTTTGTGGCGTCCAAGAGGGAGGGCAGTCAGGAAGGAGAAAGCACATCTTGGTGCTGCTGTGGCCAGACTTTCAAGGAACACTCTGCCATTCACAAACATGTGGCCTGGACTCATGATACTGAAATACAGCAGCTCACACATGCCGCATATGAGCATTTGTTAAGCCAGTTGGAAGAAGAAGAACCTGAAACACAGCAGACGAATGAGCGTGAGGCCGAGCCGGTGGACATTTCTGCATGGATACCTGAAACTAGTCACATCTCTGAGGAGCAACTTCAAAA TGGTCCAGGCAAGGTTCTTCTCTATTATCGCTACTGTCAAGTGGAGGATCCACATGTTATCTGTGCTTGGCAGAAAGCTTTGTGTGAGAAGCTCCACCTAACGGGCAAG GTGAGGGTGGCGACTGAAGGCATCAATGGAACAATTGGCGGCACCAATATGGCCACTGATGTTTACATCGACGCAATGCGTTCACACCCTCTCTTCAAGATGGACAAGGAGGACTTTAAG acaaGTGATGGCGGCGCAGGGTGTTTTAAAGACCTGAGGGTCGGGGTCTATAAGGAAATTGTCCCAATGGGAATGGATCCTGATGTTGTTTCCTACCAACTGGCAG GGGATCATCTGGAACCGGAGGAGTTTCATAAAGAAGTACAGGCTCTGTTGGCTAAAGGGGACTTATGCAATGACACCGTCCTCCTGGACTGCCGCAATTTTTACGAGAGTAAAATT GGGCAGTTTACTCAGTGTCTGGCCCCGAGCATCCGTAAGTTCAGCTACTTCCCCGACTACGTCGACCAAAACCTTGAACTGTTCAGAGACAAGAAGGTCTTGATGTACTGCACAGGAGGGATCCGCTGTGAGCGCGGCTCTGCATACCTCCGCTCCAAA GATGTGTGTAAAGAGGTTTACCAGCTGAAAGGGGGAATCCACAAGTATCTGGAGAGATTCCCAGAGGGTTTCTATCGAGGGAAACTTTTTGTGTTTGATGAACGCTACACCATCTCCTCCaacgatgacatcatctcaG ACTGCAGGTACTGCGGCTGTCCCTGGGACCAGTACAAACTCTGTTCCACCAAGTTGTGCTGTCAGCTGGTTCTGTCCTGTCCCGGCTGCAGACGGGACGGATGCACCGCCTGCTGCCCCACCTGCCAAACCAAAGGACATGCTCAGAGCGAGTCATCCCCCACCGTTCCACATCACAAAGAGGAATGCGAGTGCACTGAAGGGCGTCCCAGAATCCCTCGGGATGTGTAG
- the LOC116062479 gene encoding nuclear cap-binding protein subunit 1 isoform X1 → MSRRRHSDSENEGGQAHKRRRTSEPIEIEDRLESLICRVGEKSTSSLESNLEGLAGVLEADLPNYKNKILRILCAVARLLPEKLTVYTTLVGLLNARNYNFGGEFVEAMIRQLKETLKNNLYNEAVYLVRFLSDLVNCHVIAAPSMVAMFENFVSVTQEEDVPQVRSDWFVYVVLSCLPWVGKELYEKKDVEMDRLLSQIEGYLKRRVKTHVPMLQVWTAEKPHPQEEYLDCLWAQIQKLKKDRWQERHILRPYIAFDSVLCEALQHNLPPFTPPGHMPDAQYPMPRVVFRMFDYTDAPEGPVMPGSHSVERFVIEENLHCIIKTHWRERKTCAAQLLSYPGKNKIPLNYHIVEVIFGELFQLPSPPHIDVMYTTLLIELCKLQPGSLPQVLAQATEMLYMRLDTMNSSCVDRLINWFSHHLSNFQFRWSWDDWSDCLTMDLEKPKPKFVKEVLEKSMRLSYHQRIVDIVPPTFSALIPAEPIFSYKYEDESASSLPGYPASVTVGNAIKNRASNEEILTILKEVPNPNQEDDDDEGESFNPLKVDVFLQTLLHLAAKSFSHSFSALGKFHEILKALTESDEGKLHILKVVYDVWRNHPQMIAVLVDKMIRTQIVDCAAVANWLFSQDMAHEFTRLFIWEILHSTIRKMDKHVQKIQQELEEAKDKLEKQQHKRQKDSGDDEDMDKNSEDEEGQLEEQIERLQEKVESAQSEQKNLFLVIFQRFIMLLTEHLVRCETGSVDITTPWYKNCVGRLQQVFLMHHVTIQQYMGTLENLLFTAELDPHILAVYQQFCALQL, encoded by the exons ATGTCTAGGAGACGACACAGCGACAGCGAAAATGAGG GAGGTCAGGCACATAAAAGGAGGAGAACGTCTGAGCCCATTGAAATTGAAGACCGCCTGGAGTCACTGATATGTCGTGTAGGGGAGAAG AGTACATCGTCCCTGGAGAGCAACTTGGAGGGCCTTGCAGGCGTGTTGGAGGCTGACCTTCCaaactacaaaaacaaaatcctgCGCATTTTATGTGCTGT TGCTCGCCTCCTACCTGAGAAGCTGACAGTGTATACGACTTTAGTTGGCCTCTTGAACGCCAGGAACTACAACTTTGGGGGCGAGTTTGTGGAGGCCATGATCAGACAACTCAAGGAGACACTGAAAAACAACTTGTACAATGAAGCTGTTTACTTG GTGCGTTTTCTGTCTGACTTGGTTAACTGCCATGTGATTGCTGCTCCTTCAATGGTGGCCATGTTTGAAAACTTTGTCAGTGTTACCCAAGAGGAAGATGTACCACAG GTTCGGTCGGACTGGTTTGTGTATGTGGTGCTGTCCTGTCTGCCGTGGGTCGGTAAGGAGCTTTACGAGAAGAAGGACGTTGAAATGGACCGACTACTCAGCCAGATCGAAGGCTACCTCAA GCGGCGAGTAAAGACACACGTCCCCATGCTGCAGGTGTGGACAGCAGAGAAGCCCCACCCACAAGAGGAG TACCTGGACTGCCTTTGGGCCCAGATTCAGAAGCTAAAGAAAGACCGCTGGCAGGAGCGCCACATCCTTCGTCCATACATCGCCTTTGACAGCGTGCTCTGTGAGGCCCTGCAACACAACCTGCCCCCCTTCACTCCACCGGGCCACATGCCCGACGCCCAGTACCCCATGCCCCGGGTTGTCTTCCGTATGTTCGACTACACCGACGCCCCGGAG GGTCCCGTTATGCCCGGCAGTCATTCTGTGGAGAGATTTGTCATAGAAGAAAACCTGCACTGTATCATCAAGACCCactggagagagaggaaaacatG tGCTGCCCAGTTACTTAGCTATCCAGGGAAAAATAAGATCCCGCTCAACTATCACATCGTGGAG gtgATCTTTGGAGAACTTTTCCAGCTGCCATCTCCCCCTCACATCGACGTCATGTACACCACGCTGCTTATTGAACTGTGCAAACTGCAGCCCGGATCATTGCCACAAGTT TTGGCCCAAGCCACTGAGATGCTGTACATGAGACTGGACACCATGAACAGCAGCTGCGTAGACCG ACTAATCAACTGGTTTTCTCATCATTTGAGCAACTTCCAGTTTCGATGGAGCTGGGATGACTG GTCTGACTGCTTGACCATGGATCTAGAGAAGCCCAAGCCCAAGTTTGTCAAAGAGGTTCTGGAGAAGAGTATGAG ACTTTCATACCATCAGCGGATAGTGGACATCGTCCCTCCAACCTTCTCAGCACTCATCCCAGCCGAACCCATCTTTAGTTACAAATACGAAGACGAGAGCGCTT CTTCGTTACCCGGTTACCCAGCATCCGTCACTGTTGGAAACGCCATTAAGAACCGAGCGTCCAACGAAGAGATCCTAACCATCCTCAAAGAAGTGCCCAACCCCAACCAAGAAGACGATGATG ATGAGGGCGAGAGCTTCAACCCTCTGAAGGTGGACGTCTTCCTGCAGACTCTGCTCCATCTGGCAGCCAAATCCTTCAGCCACTCCTTCAGCGCCCTCGGCAA GTTCCATGAAATCCTGAAGGCCCTGACGGAGAGCGACGAGGGGAAGCTGCACATCCTCAAGGTGGTTTATGACGTGTGGAGAAATCACCCGCAG ATGATCGCAGTGTTGGTGGACAAAATGATTCGGACGCAGATCGTGGACTGCGCTGCTGTGGCCAACTGGCTCTTCTCTCAGGATATGGCTCACGAGTTCACCAG ACTTTTCATCTGGGAGATTCTTCACTCGACCATCCGGAAGATGGACAAACACGTCCAGAAGATCCAGCAGGAGTTGGAGGAGGCCAAGGACAAACTGGAGAAACAGCAGCATAAGAGG CAGAAGGACAGCGGGGACGACGAGGACATGGACAAGAACAGCGAGGACGAGGAGGGCCAGTTGGAGGAGCAGATCGAGAGGCTACAGGAGAAGGTGGAGTCGGCTCAGAGCGAACAGAAGAACCTCTTCCTCGTCATCTTCCAG CGCTTCATCATGCTGTTGACGGAGCACCTGGTTCGCTGTGAGACGGGCAGCGTCGACATCACCACGCCCTGGTACAAGAACTGTGTTGGGCGGCTGCAGCAGGTGTTTCTCATG CACCATGTTACCATCCAGCAGTACATGGGAACCCTGGAGAACCTGCTGTTCACCGCCGAGCTCGATCCCCACATCCTGGCCGTGTACCAACAGTTCTGTGCCCTCCAactctga
- the LOC116062479 gene encoding nuclear cap-binding protein subunit 1 isoform X2, with protein sequence MSRRRHSDSENEGGQAHKRRRTSEPIEIEDRLESLICRVGEKSTSSLESNLEGLAGVLEADLPNYKNKILRILCAVARLLPEKLTVYTTLVGLLNARNYNFGGEFVEAMIRQLKETLKNNLYNEAVYLVRFLSDLVNCHVIAAPSMVAMFENFVSVTQEEDVPQVRSDWFVYVVLSCLPWVGKELYEKKDVEMDRLLSQIEGYLKRRVKTHVPMLQVWTAEKPHPQEEYLDCLWAQIQKLKKDRWQERHILRPYIAFDSVLCEALQHNLPPFTPPGHMPDAQYPMPRVVFRMFDYTDAPEGPVMPGSHSVERFVIEENLHCIIKTHWRERKTCAAQLLSYPGKNKIPLNYHIVEVIFGELFQLPSPPHIDVMYTTLLIELCKLQPGSLPQVLAQATEMLYMRLDTMNSSCVDRLINWFSHHLSNFQFRWSWDDWSDCLTMDLEKPKPKFVKEVLEKSMRLSYHQRIVDIVPPTFSALIPAEPIFSYKYEDESASSLPGYPASVTVGNAIKNRASNEEILTILKEVPNPNQEDDDDEGESFNPLKVDVFLQTLLHLAAKSFSHSFSALGKFHEILKALTESDEGKLHILKVVYDVWRNHPQMIAVLVDKMIRTQIVDCAAVANWLFSQDMAHEFTRLFIWEILHSTIRKMDKHVQKIQQELEEAKDKLEKQQHKRKDSGDDEDMDKNSEDEEGQLEEQIERLQEKVESAQSEQKNLFLVIFQRFIMLLTEHLVRCETGSVDITTPWYKNCVGRLQQVFLMHHVTIQQYMGTLENLLFTAELDPHILAVYQQFCALQL encoded by the exons ATGTCTAGGAGACGACACAGCGACAGCGAAAATGAGG GAGGTCAGGCACATAAAAGGAGGAGAACGTCTGAGCCCATTGAAATTGAAGACCGCCTGGAGTCACTGATATGTCGTGTAGGGGAGAAG AGTACATCGTCCCTGGAGAGCAACTTGGAGGGCCTTGCAGGCGTGTTGGAGGCTGACCTTCCaaactacaaaaacaaaatcctgCGCATTTTATGTGCTGT TGCTCGCCTCCTACCTGAGAAGCTGACAGTGTATACGACTTTAGTTGGCCTCTTGAACGCCAGGAACTACAACTTTGGGGGCGAGTTTGTGGAGGCCATGATCAGACAACTCAAGGAGACACTGAAAAACAACTTGTACAATGAAGCTGTTTACTTG GTGCGTTTTCTGTCTGACTTGGTTAACTGCCATGTGATTGCTGCTCCTTCAATGGTGGCCATGTTTGAAAACTTTGTCAGTGTTACCCAAGAGGAAGATGTACCACAG GTTCGGTCGGACTGGTTTGTGTATGTGGTGCTGTCCTGTCTGCCGTGGGTCGGTAAGGAGCTTTACGAGAAGAAGGACGTTGAAATGGACCGACTACTCAGCCAGATCGAAGGCTACCTCAA GCGGCGAGTAAAGACACACGTCCCCATGCTGCAGGTGTGGACAGCAGAGAAGCCCCACCCACAAGAGGAG TACCTGGACTGCCTTTGGGCCCAGATTCAGAAGCTAAAGAAAGACCGCTGGCAGGAGCGCCACATCCTTCGTCCATACATCGCCTTTGACAGCGTGCTCTGTGAGGCCCTGCAACACAACCTGCCCCCCTTCACTCCACCGGGCCACATGCCCGACGCCCAGTACCCCATGCCCCGGGTTGTCTTCCGTATGTTCGACTACACCGACGCCCCGGAG GGTCCCGTTATGCCCGGCAGTCATTCTGTGGAGAGATTTGTCATAGAAGAAAACCTGCACTGTATCATCAAGACCCactggagagagaggaaaacatG tGCTGCCCAGTTACTTAGCTATCCAGGGAAAAATAAGATCCCGCTCAACTATCACATCGTGGAG gtgATCTTTGGAGAACTTTTCCAGCTGCCATCTCCCCCTCACATCGACGTCATGTACACCACGCTGCTTATTGAACTGTGCAAACTGCAGCCCGGATCATTGCCACAAGTT TTGGCCCAAGCCACTGAGATGCTGTACATGAGACTGGACACCATGAACAGCAGCTGCGTAGACCG ACTAATCAACTGGTTTTCTCATCATTTGAGCAACTTCCAGTTTCGATGGAGCTGGGATGACTG GTCTGACTGCTTGACCATGGATCTAGAGAAGCCCAAGCCCAAGTTTGTCAAAGAGGTTCTGGAGAAGAGTATGAG ACTTTCATACCATCAGCGGATAGTGGACATCGTCCCTCCAACCTTCTCAGCACTCATCCCAGCCGAACCCATCTTTAGTTACAAATACGAAGACGAGAGCGCTT CTTCGTTACCCGGTTACCCAGCATCCGTCACTGTTGGAAACGCCATTAAGAACCGAGCGTCCAACGAAGAGATCCTAACCATCCTCAAAGAAGTGCCCAACCCCAACCAAGAAGACGATGATG ATGAGGGCGAGAGCTTCAACCCTCTGAAGGTGGACGTCTTCCTGCAGACTCTGCTCCATCTGGCAGCCAAATCCTTCAGCCACTCCTTCAGCGCCCTCGGCAA GTTCCATGAAATCCTGAAGGCCCTGACGGAGAGCGACGAGGGGAAGCTGCACATCCTCAAGGTGGTTTATGACGTGTGGAGAAATCACCCGCAG ATGATCGCAGTGTTGGTGGACAAAATGATTCGGACGCAGATCGTGGACTGCGCTGCTGTGGCCAACTGGCTCTTCTCTCAGGATATGGCTCACGAGTTCACCAG ACTTTTCATCTGGGAGATTCTTCACTCGACCATCCGGAAGATGGACAAACACGTCCAGAAGATCCAGCAGGAGTTGGAGGAGGCCAAGGACAAACTGGAGAAACAGCAGCATAAGAGG AAGGACAGCGGGGACGACGAGGACATGGACAAGAACAGCGAGGACGAGGAGGGCCAGTTGGAGGAGCAGATCGAGAGGCTACAGGAGAAGGTGGAGTCGGCTCAGAGCGAACAGAAGAACCTCTTCCTCGTCATCTTCCAG CGCTTCATCATGCTGTTGACGGAGCACCTGGTTCGCTGTGAGACGGGCAGCGTCGACATCACCACGCCCTGGTACAAGAACTGTGTTGGGCGGCTGCAGCAGGTGTTTCTCATG CACCATGTTACCATCCAGCAGTACATGGGAACCCTGGAGAACCTGCTGTTCACCGCCGAGCTCGATCCCCACATCCTGGCCGTGTACCAACAGTTCTGTGCCCTCCAactctga